The stretch of DNA TTGCATGTATAGCTTGAATGAACCAAGTCCAGCAAATGCTTGCCTCCAAGTTTGCTGCAGCTATCAATGACGTCTTTGGGTCTGTGCATTATTTTGTTAAAGAATCGCAAAGCGAGCCAGGACAAGGTCGTACCAGACTCCTCGCCAggtattttggatatttcaaataACTTCTCTAGGATAAAGAATGGGATTTGATTCTCAAGTCGAAGAAAGTCCCTGCAGAATGATGGTAATATCCAAGCCATGGTGGCGATAGGGTCATCCTGCTGAAACGGTTGTAGTTTGTTAACCTTACGAAATATTTCTAGTATAAAACAACCATCAAGAACCATCATTTCGAGGAACGCTTCGGTTTCTAGT from Juglans regia cultivar Chandler chromosome 4, Walnut 2.0, whole genome shotgun sequence encodes:
- the LOC108997922 gene encoding UPF0481 protein At3g47200-like, which encodes MIKEHKWRYLGSLLSRTEQASGKTLSDYLLSIQPLEAAAKEYYSETIQLETEAFLEMMVLDGCFILEIFRKVNKLQPFQQDDPIATMAWILPSFCRDFLRLENQIPFFILEKLFEISKIPGEESGTTLSWLALRFFNKIMHRPKDVIDSCSKLGGKHLLDLVHSSYTCNLKIPPPPREGRQTPIIHCISKLRHSGIKINQVEEESFLAVKLKNGVIVMPILNFDEFMRSSC